In Methylacidiphilum infernorum V4, a single window of DNA contains:
- a CDS encoding F0F1 ATP synthase subunit A, producing MSFEKFLTESTLTSLCIMAILVLLSMVCVRSFKIDSPSYFQVIIEDLLSFIQQSVTEAIPKDPQAVLPLIGTLWIYILLCNLVGLIPGLHSPTADLSITSALALIVFFAVPYYGIRAEGILAYLKEYFVPFFWFFPFHVISEITRTLTLAVRLYGNMSSMEIGIGVLLVLAGFLSPVAFLLLHFIEAILQAYIFGMLALIYIASGMEALAKKS from the coding sequence ATGAGCTTTGAAAAATTTTTAACCGAATCCACCCTGACCTCTCTTTGTATCATGGCCATTTTGGTGTTGCTGTCGATGGTGTGCGTCCGTTCTTTTAAAATCGACTCCCCGAGTTATTTCCAGGTTATTATCGAAGATCTGCTCTCCTTTATCCAGCAGTCGGTCACCGAGGCTATTCCCAAGGATCCCCAAGCGGTTCTTCCCTTGATCGGCACCCTTTGGATCTATATCCTTCTCTGTAATCTTGTGGGGTTGATCCCCGGGCTGCATTCGCCTACGGCGGATCTTTCCATTACTTCGGCTTTGGCCCTCATCGTTTTTTTTGCCGTTCCCTATTACGGTATCCGGGCTGAAGGGATCCTTGCCTACCTCAAGGAATATTTCGTGCCTTTTTTCTGGTTTTTCCCTTTTCATGTGATCAGCGAAATCACCCGTACCCTGACGTTGGCCGTCCGACTCTATGGCAACATGTCGAGCATGGAAATAGGCATTGGAGTGCTGTTGGTCCTGGCGGGATTTCTTTCCCCGGTGGCTTTTTTATTGCTTCACTTCATTGAAGCCATTCTTCAGGCCTACATTTTCGGGATGTTGGCCTTGATCTATATTGCCAGCGGGATGGAAGCATTGGCAAAAAAAAGCTAA
- a CDS encoding nicotinate phosphoribosyltransferase: protein MSPEKSLLLTDLYELTMMQGYHYHRMDGLATFELFVRKLPKNRNFLVFAGLEQLLSFVEEARFEEEEIHWLAQQGFKKDFLDYLKNFRFQGDIYAMAEGTIFFPFEPVLRITAPIAQAQILESRLMNIIHYQTLIASKAIRFYLAAAEKKLVEFGLRRAHGSEASLFAARASFIAGFSATSNVLAGKMFSIPVTGTMAHSFIQAHDVEELSFYNYAVANPRNVTLLIDTYDTERAAKHVLSLAPRLREKGITIEAVRLDSGDLDYLSRSVRSILDSGGLKETKIFVSGSLDEYKLEELVKNGAPIDGFGIGTSLDTSSDCPYLDCVYKLQEYEGKPRRKRSTGKATWPGSKQLFRYFNDSGIMQKDLICLAEENYPAVALLQPVMRQGKRILPKEDLGEIQRRTLRSLGNLPSKLKTLQPAQTLYPVEFSPSLVNLKDKLEREEIQG, encoded by the coding sequence ATGAGTCCAGAAAAAAGCTTGCTTTTGACCGATCTTTACGAACTGACCATGATGCAAGGCTACCACTACCACCGGATGGATGGCCTGGCCACCTTCGAGCTGTTCGTAAGGAAATTGCCCAAGAATAGGAATTTTCTTGTCTTTGCCGGCTTGGAACAGCTCCTTTCTTTTGTCGAAGAAGCCCGTTTCGAGGAGGAAGAAATCCATTGGCTTGCCCAACAAGGATTTAAAAAAGACTTCTTGGATTACCTCAAGAATTTCCGTTTTCAAGGCGACATCTATGCGATGGCCGAAGGGACGATTTTTTTCCCTTTCGAACCCGTTTTGAGAATTACCGCTCCCATTGCCCAAGCCCAGATACTCGAGTCAAGGCTCATGAATATCATCCACTACCAAACTTTAATCGCCTCAAAAGCTATCCGGTTTTATCTTGCGGCAGCCGAAAAAAAACTCGTTGAATTTGGCTTGCGCAGGGCACATGGTTCCGAAGCCTCCCTTTTTGCAGCCCGGGCAAGCTTCATTGCCGGCTTTAGTGCCACTTCCAATGTGCTGGCCGGGAAAATGTTCTCCATCCCGGTTACCGGAACCATGGCCCATTCTTTTATCCAGGCCCACGACGTTGAAGAGCTTTCTTTTTACAACTACGCGGTGGCCAATCCGCGTAACGTCACTCTTCTCATCGACACTTATGATACGGAAAGAGCGGCAAAGCATGTCTTAAGTCTTGCCCCAAGGCTAAGAGAAAAGGGAATTACCATTGAAGCCGTCCGGTTGGATAGCGGGGATCTCGATTATCTTTCAAGAAGCGTTCGATCGATTCTTGATTCGGGGGGACTCAAGGAGACGAAAATTTTTGTCAGCGGCAGCCTCGATGAATACAAGCTTGAGGAACTCGTCAAGAACGGGGCTCCCATAGATGGTTTTGGGATCGGTACTTCTTTAGACACTTCGAGTGATTGTCCCTACTTGGATTGTGTTTACAAGCTGCAAGAATACGAAGGCAAACCGAGAAGAAAACGATCGACCGGTAAAGCCACTTGGCCGGGAAGCAAGCAGCTCTTCAGGTATTTCAACGACTCGGGGATAATGCAGAAGGACCTGATTTGCTTGGCCGAAGAAAACTATCCGGCCGTAGCCCTCTTGCAACCCGTGATGCGCCAAGGCAAAAGGATCCTTCCCAAGGAAGATCTCGGGGAAATCCAAAGAAGAACCCTTCGTAGCCTAGGCAATCTGCCTTCAAAGCTCAAAACCCTACAGCCGGCACAAACCCTTTACCCGGTGGAGTTTTCCCCCTCCCTCGTCAACCTGAAGGACAAGCTTGAAAGAGAGGAAATCCAAGGTTAA
- a CDS encoding HNH endonuclease, whose translation MKRRGFAVFYLTLCLGLLLPVFSSFGFEDPVLPDPRLTPGDTFDVTKEDICVPGYAKRVRDVPPALKRKVYLRYGILNPEPHHYEIDHLIPLGLGGSNSIKNLWPQSYWTSPWNAYLKDKLEYKLHKLVCLGIVDLKEAQQAIATNWIEAYKKYMGKKLDRDSIH comes from the coding sequence ATGAAGAGAAGAGGCTTTGCAGTTTTTTATTTGACTTTGTGCTTAGGGCTATTGTTGCCGGTTTTTTCTTCTTTTGGCTTCGAAGATCCGGTTTTGCCCGATCCTCGATTAACTCCCGGCGACACCTTTGATGTGACCAAGGAAGACATCTGTGTGCCGGGGTATGCAAAGCGGGTGAGAGATGTGCCCCCTGCCCTCAAAAGAAAGGTATACCTCCGGTATGGAATCCTGAATCCTGAGCCCCACCATTACGAGATCGATCACTTGATCCCGCTGGGGCTTGGGGGATCGAACTCGATAAAAAATCTTTGGCCTCAATCGTATTGGACCTCTCCCTGGAATGCTTACCTCAAGGATAAGCTTGAATATAAACTGCACAAGTTGGTTTGCTTGGGGATCGTTGATTTAAAAGAAGCCCAACAAGCCATTGCGACCAATTGGATTGAAGCTTATAAAAAGTACATGGGCAAAAAGCTGGATAGGGATTCCATACACTAG
- a CDS encoding AtpZ/AtpI family protein, with translation MEKDKKKLVEKVHEDVNKIEEAKKFKPTLLSQTVFLGTLGVLFILPVVVGAYLGRWLDEKLPGYALHWTISLIILGVILGALNVYIFIRNKM, from the coding sequence ATGGAAAAGGATAAAAAAAAACTGGTTGAAAAAGTCCACGAGGATGTCAACAAGATCGAAGAAGCAAAGAAATTTAAGCCTACTCTTTTATCTCAAACCGTTTTTTTGGGCACCCTTGGCGTACTGTTTATCCTTCCGGTGGTAGTCGGGGCCTACCTGGGCAGGTGGCTGGATGAAAAACTTCCCGGCTATGCCCTCCACTGGACGATTTCCTTGATTATCTTAGGGGTGATCCTGGGGGCCCTAAACGTGTATATTTTTATTCGCAACAAGATGTAA
- the tatC gene encoding twin-arginine translocase subunit TatC, with amino-acid sequence MKYYEEKPFLEHLEDLRWVIIKSLLALGGGSLICFIETKPLMAILLKPLKSAGEDPQKVLRVLGVVDPFSVQLQLSLLGGLVLSLPFILYFVAQFIIPGLTPSELRLLFPIFSVGALLFVGGILFSYFILLPQTLQFFSAYNKWMGVQTDWTLQNYSNFVVQMLISFGLAFELPLVVILLGILGILQSATLSRYRRHAIVIIVVAAACITPTSDPLSLFLLAAPMYLLYECSLWVLKAIEARKRTQKDRAIEKGDVIP; translated from the coding sequence ATGAAATATTATGAAGAAAAACCTTTTCTCGAACACTTAGAAGACTTAAGGTGGGTAATTATAAAATCCCTGCTGGCTTTAGGGGGAGGATCTTTAATCTGCTTTATCGAGACAAAGCCCTTGATGGCAATTCTTCTTAAGCCGCTTAAATCGGCAGGAGAAGATCCTCAAAAAGTCTTAAGAGTACTTGGTGTCGTGGATCCCTTTAGCGTTCAACTCCAGCTTAGCCTGCTCGGCGGACTGGTATTAAGCCTTCCTTTCATTCTCTATTTTGTGGCCCAATTCATTATCCCGGGTCTTACTCCTTCCGAACTGAGGCTACTCTTTCCCATATTCAGCGTGGGGGCTCTCCTTTTTGTCGGGGGTATTCTTTTTTCCTACTTTATTCTTTTACCCCAAACCTTGCAGTTTTTTTCCGCCTACAACAAGTGGATGGGAGTGCAAACGGATTGGACCTTGCAAAACTATTCCAATTTTGTGGTTCAAATGCTTATTTCATTTGGACTCGCTTTCGAGCTTCCCCTGGTGGTCATTCTCCTGGGTATTCTCGGCATCCTCCAGTCTGCAACCCTGAGCCGTTACCGCAGGCATGCGATCGTGATCATCGTGGTCGCCGCCGCCTGCATTACTCCCACCTCGGATCCCCTCAGCTTGTTTCTTCTTGCCGCTCCCATGTACCTGTTGTACGAATGTTCCCTTTGGGTCTTGAAAGCCATAGAAGCCAGGAAAAGAACCCAAAAAGACCGGGCAATCGAAAAGGGTGATGTTATTCCCTAG
- a CDS encoding F0F1 ATP synthase subunit delta, with protein MNWNKLTFFLQIFNFLVFVWLLKKFLYKPVFDLIKQRKEAVAGMWQEAERARQEAQKLKADYENRLLIWEEEKKKAREELEEELRIQRAKLIAENQKALELEKERNRVLEEKRKKEMELEAENRALQVGARFVARLLSSLASEEVERKLIGLCLEKLRSLPQETLELIRRSMEREGVEKGVVKSVFPIGEELRERLRETIKQVVEKELAIEFDQDPQLLAGIRIIIGSWIARASIKDELEFFLQGKKEDTEVSL; from the coding sequence ATGAACTGGAACAAGCTGACTTTCTTTCTCCAGATTTTTAACTTCCTGGTTTTTGTCTGGCTGCTTAAGAAGTTTCTCTACAAGCCCGTTTTCGATTTGATCAAGCAAAGAAAAGAGGCCGTTGCGGGGATGTGGCAAGAAGCGGAGCGGGCAAGGCAGGAAGCCCAAAAGCTCAAGGCCGATTATGAAAATCGGCTTCTCATTTGGGAAGAAGAAAAGAAGAAAGCCCGGGAAGAACTTGAAGAGGAGCTGAGGATACAAAGGGCAAAGCTTATAGCCGAAAACCAGAAGGCTTTAGAGCTGGAAAAAGAAAGAAACCGGGTACTGGAAGAAAAGAGGAAAAAGGAGATGGAGCTTGAAGCTGAAAATAGGGCTCTTCAAGTTGGGGCGCGGTTTGTCGCCCGTTTGTTGTCGAGCCTTGCCTCCGAAGAAGTGGAAAGAAAACTCATCGGCTTATGTCTTGAAAAGCTTCGTTCTTTACCGCAGGAAACTCTTGAATTGATTCGTCGATCCATGGAAAGGGAAGGGGTAGAGAAGGGAGTTGTGAAAAGCGTTTTTCCCATCGGGGAAGAACTCCGGGAGAGACTGCGCGAGACGATCAAGCAGGTCGTTGAAAAAGAGCTAGCAATCGAGTTTGACCAAGATCCCCAGCTTTTAGCAGGAATAAGGATTATTATCGGCAGTTGGATTGCTCGAGCAAGCATTAAAGATGAACTGGAATTTTTCCTCCAGGGTAAAAAAGAGGACACCGAGGTAAGCTTATGA
- the atpD gene encoding F0F1 ATP synthase subunit beta, whose protein sequence is MNRTSATTMTQEKTQKALLGCRAKLQEEKLIGRIVEVHGPVVEIECALLPPLHRCLKTYLDHESYIFEVHQHLDEHHLRAITLHQAAGLRRGMEVYDTGRVVSIPVSKKYLGRLVNIFGEPLDGMEPVEPEGYRSIFSDPPALDTTLGPKSILEIGIKVIDLLCPFVKGGKTGLFGGAGVGKTVLMMEFMKAVSLIHRGVSVFAGVGERIREGHELWKEMQKAGVMPQTLMAFGQMDESPGVRFRIGLTALSYAEFFRDSLQTEILFLMDNLFRFVQAGSEVSGLLGRMPAMVGYQPTLLTEVAELQDRIVSTKSGNITAVQAVYVPADDMTDPAVMAILSHLDTVVILSRSQAAKGFYPAIDPLVSTCRIMDKQFLGERHYTIASGVRKYLSRYKELEDIINLLGLEELSKEDKQIVLRARKIQRYLTQPFFTTAGHTGIAGVSVPLADTLDDCEAFLNGDYDHLSEDQCYMKGSLKNELRKK, encoded by the coding sequence ATGAACAGGACGAGCGCCACCACCATGACCCAAGAAAAAACGCAAAAGGCTTTATTGGGGTGCAGGGCTAAGCTTCAGGAAGAAAAGCTCATAGGCAGAATCGTGGAAGTCCATGGTCCTGTCGTCGAAATTGAATGTGCCCTTTTGCCTCCCCTGCATCGGTGTTTAAAGACCTATTTAGATCACGAAAGCTACATTTTTGAGGTTCATCAACATCTTGACGAACATCATCTTAGGGCTATTACCCTGCATCAGGCGGCTGGATTGCGTAGGGGCATGGAAGTTTATGATACGGGACGGGTCGTTTCCATTCCCGTTTCCAAGAAATACTTGGGAAGGCTTGTCAACATATTTGGTGAACCTCTTGACGGGATGGAGCCCGTGGAGCCGGAAGGCTACAGGAGCATTTTTTCCGATCCTCCTGCCTTGGATACCACCCTTGGACCCAAATCCATCCTGGAAATAGGCATCAAAGTGATCGACCTGTTGTGTCCTTTTGTAAAAGGAGGCAAGACCGGACTTTTCGGTGGGGCCGGGGTAGGTAAAACCGTTCTCATGATGGAGTTTATGAAGGCGGTGAGCTTGATCCACCGGGGGGTTTCCGTTTTCGCCGGGGTGGGAGAGCGTATCCGGGAAGGGCATGAACTTTGGAAAGAGATGCAAAAGGCGGGGGTTATGCCCCAGACCCTTATGGCGTTTGGACAGATGGATGAATCTCCGGGAGTTCGGTTTAGGATTGGACTGACGGCTTTAAGTTATGCCGAGTTTTTTAGGGATAGCTTGCAGACGGAAATTCTTTTCTTGATGGATAATCTTTTCCGGTTCGTTCAAGCCGGCAGCGAGGTATCCGGCCTTTTAGGAAGAATGCCCGCCATGGTCGGTTACCAGCCGACGTTGCTGACCGAGGTTGCCGAGCTTCAGGATCGGATTGTATCGACAAAGTCGGGGAACATAACGGCGGTCCAGGCCGTGTACGTGCCGGCCGACGATATGACCGATCCGGCCGTTATGGCCATCCTTTCCCACCTGGATACCGTGGTTATCCTTTCCAGGTCTCAAGCTGCAAAAGGGTTTTACCCGGCTATCGATCCGCTTGTTTCGACCTGCCGGATCATGGACAAGCAATTTCTTGGGGAAAGACATTACACGATCGCTTCCGGGGTGAGAAAATACCTTTCCCGCTACAAGGAACTGGAAGATATCATCAACCTTTTAGGATTGGAAGAGTTGTCTAAAGAAGACAAGCAGATTGTCCTCAGGGCGAGGAAAATTCAGCGCTACTTGACCCAGCCTTTTTTCACGACGGCCGGACACACCGGAATTGCCGGGGTCAGTGTCCCGCTTGCCGACACCCTTGATGACTGTGAAGCTTTTCTCAACGGCGATTACGATCATCTCTCCGAAGACCAGTGTTACATGAAAGGATCGTTGAAAAACGAGTTGAGGAAAAAATGA
- a CDS encoding epoxyqueuosine reductase QueH has translation MTELAFKREKLIPPGGVDQVLLHSCCAPCSAEIMEAIISSGIKLTLFFYNPNIHPRIEYEIRKKENIRLAEKKGIEFFDGDYDTDNWFQRVKGLEWEPERGQRCTVCFDMRMERTALFAYEKGFKVFCTSLGISRWKDFDQVTAAGIRAASRYGLTYWTYNWRKKGGSERMILISKAENFYQQLYCGCIYSLRDTNKWRVSRGKPKISFGGTFYSFEGSERSSFPKEGSP, from the coding sequence ATGACAGAGCTGGCTTTCAAAAGGGAAAAACTCATCCCTCCAGGCGGGGTGGACCAAGTATTGCTTCATTCCTGTTGTGCTCCCTGTTCGGCTGAAATCATGGAAGCGATCATCTCCTCCGGCATTAAGCTTACCCTCTTTTTTTACAATCCCAATATTCATCCGCGCATCGAATACGAAATCCGCAAGAAAGAAAACATCCGTTTAGCCGAGAAAAAGGGGATCGAATTCTTTGACGGGGATTACGATACGGACAATTGGTTTCAGCGGGTGAAGGGACTGGAATGGGAACCGGAAAGAGGCCAGCGCTGCACGGTTTGTTTCGACATGAGAATGGAACGAACGGCCCTTTTTGCCTATGAAAAGGGTTTTAAGGTATTCTGCACAAGCTTGGGCATTTCCCGGTGGAAAGATTTCGACCAGGTCACCGCTGCCGGGATTAGGGCGGCTAGCCGCTATGGGCTTACCTACTGGACTTATAACTGGAGGAAAAAAGGGGGATCAGAAAGGATGATCTTGATCTCTAAAGCGGAAAATTTCTACCAGCAACTTTACTGCGGCTGTATCTACTCTTTGAGGGATACGAATAAATGGAGGGTATCGAGGGGAAAGCCTAAGATCAGTTTTGGCGGTACTTTTTACAGCTTTGAAGGATCAGAGCGGTCGTCTTTTCCCAAGGAAGGGTCACCTTGA
- a CDS encoding UvrD-helicase domain-containing protein has translation MIIGQPKETRRLVVVASAGAGKTHQLVERALDLLLEGVAPHSLLIITFTRKASQEIVDRIFSTLAQRVLASKEKVDPSPEESLLKSRAYRCLQTLIEDLPFLRFGTIDSFLYHLLRYIPPDKKPTFAPFSLLDDKGKKSLQQEIVRRILTAREFESPFLDSFEMFYWGEDYKVVFPLYLAVVEKYYPFFPDFPSTDFWGEPGSFQKEEELTKEAGFLTLLERIESLLKTAGIPTKTWEEQKLKISSFPRLYRNLLEAYDPQTGRCPQIRLERKRYDLNEELASSLGMLAQKTIDFFIEKSHRRTKAVAQLLSFYDLLYRKTVERQAICSFEDIPRIILQAVDLNCPQPFLYKLDRKWDHLLIDEFQDTSLLQWKVIKLFVDEIIQHEDGSRSFFCVGDPKQSIYGWRGAYSGLIDSLEVEYRMEKRQLSGSRRSSKAVLELVNRLLGNFEKIGKLLPESLERWKKRWVYQEARDEELEGYGCFLCVQLPQGEAKGDSPEEGNNGEEKETGGSLLRYEAIKKLLVDEIKPHQRALSCAVLVQTNKEAEAIFQYLSLCSALRVSLEGKIYPGKDNLMAKLFFALVQSLAHPADSLALGWLQASPIGSIFKDEQWRKEFWRVFSLAGFEALAFRFLAALKENSPGEDFQNERMEMILQICRSFDNTGSRDCDQFLNYYKNYSLPLSEDPSSVQVRTVHSAKGLEFDVVLVTELAGSRNTAMNQLRELPVAYKSSSRDWKLFFLPRREVAEKVPRLSCLYKELLAEEELEKLSLLYVAMTRARQGLYLLGEVREKKSKPSTQKKLVYWQDLLFEVLGRGEDTSRWFFPDFPLLTVFETGKRRWTPRPRNELFRREKYKAMESQDLLFPPRALSRTSFVSPSSVGVQAAELDLFSRVKEKGLDYGLLVHKILAQVERFSEAIKEKLEKRALEYAKGDEEKNPFKEVLECLQSAAIKPIFSPEEGTKVWIERSFCVELDGRWLRGTFDRVHIKEDPTGELMCTLYDFKTDFVTEDRKEELAQKYRLQLEYYQKALCRLLGIPAWRVKVFIVSLSLKELIAL, from the coding sequence ATGATCATAGGTCAGCCAAAAGAGACAAGGCGGTTGGTCGTCGTCGCTTCTGCCGGAGCGGGTAAAACGCACCAGCTTGTCGAAAGAGCCCTGGATTTGCTCCTCGAGGGGGTCGCTCCCCATTCTCTGTTGATCATTACTTTTACAAGGAAAGCATCCCAAGAAATCGTTGACCGGATCTTTTCAACCTTGGCCCAGCGGGTATTAGCTTCAAAAGAAAAGGTCGATCCCTCCCCGGAGGAGTCTTTGCTAAAGAGTAGGGCTTATCGGTGCTTGCAAACCCTTATCGAGGATCTTCCCTTTCTCCGTTTTGGGACGATCGATTCCTTCTTGTACCACCTGCTGCGTTATATTCCTCCGGATAAAAAGCCGACCTTCGCCCCCTTTTCTTTGCTGGATGACAAGGGAAAAAAGAGCCTCCAGCAGGAGATTGTTCGCCGTATATTAACGGCGAGGGAATTTGAGAGCCCTTTTTTGGATTCCTTTGAAATGTTCTATTGGGGGGAGGATTATAAGGTCGTCTTTCCCTTGTACTTGGCGGTGGTGGAAAAGTATTACCCGTTTTTCCCCGATTTTCCGAGCACCGATTTTTGGGGAGAGCCTGGATCGTTCCAAAAGGAAGAAGAGTTGACCAAAGAAGCGGGTTTTCTTACCCTTCTTGAACGGATCGAGTCTTTGCTCAAAACCGCGGGCATTCCCACCAAGACATGGGAAGAGCAAAAGCTTAAAATCAGTTCTTTCCCAAGACTTTATCGTAACCTTTTGGAAGCTTATGACCCCCAAACCGGCCGATGCCCCCAAATCCGCTTGGAAAGAAAAAGGTACGATTTAAATGAGGAATTGGCTTCTTCCCTAGGGATGCTCGCCCAGAAAACCATCGATTTTTTCATAGAAAAGTCCCATCGGCGGACGAAGGCGGTAGCCCAACTCCTTTCTTTTTATGACCTCCTTTATCGCAAGACCGTCGAAAGACAAGCCATTTGTAGTTTTGAAGATATTCCTAGAATCATCCTCCAAGCCGTGGATCTGAATTGTCCCCAGCCCTTCTTGTACAAGCTAGATAGAAAATGGGACCATTTGCTCATCGATGAATTCCAGGACACAAGCCTTTTGCAATGGAAGGTCATCAAGCTTTTTGTCGATGAGATCATTCAGCATGAAGATGGATCCCGATCTTTTTTCTGCGTTGGGGATCCCAAGCAGAGCATCTATGGATGGAGGGGGGCCTACAGCGGGCTTATCGATTCTCTCGAGGTGGAATACAGGATGGAAAAAAGGCAATTGAGCGGTTCCAGGAGGTCGTCCAAGGCTGTCCTGGAGCTGGTCAATAGGCTATTGGGTAACTTTGAAAAGATCGGCAAGCTTTTGCCGGAATCCTTGGAGAGGTGGAAAAAAAGGTGGGTTTACCAGGAGGCCCGGGATGAAGAGCTGGAAGGATACGGTTGTTTTTTGTGCGTGCAGCTCCCCCAGGGGGAAGCCAAGGGAGATAGCCCGGAGGAGGGGAATAACGGGGAAGAGAAGGAAACAGGGGGTAGTTTGCTGAGGTACGAGGCCATTAAAAAGCTCCTGGTCGATGAAATCAAGCCTCATCAAAGGGCTTTGAGTTGCGCGGTTCTTGTCCAAACGAACAAGGAAGCGGAAGCCATCTTTCAGTACCTGTCTTTGTGTTCGGCCCTGCGGGTTTCCTTGGAAGGGAAGATCTATCCTGGGAAAGATAACTTGATGGCCAAGCTTTTTTTTGCCCTGGTCCAGTCCTTGGCCCATCCGGCAGACTCCTTGGCTTTGGGATGGCTACAAGCTTCTCCAATTGGTTCCATTTTTAAGGATGAGCAGTGGAGAAAAGAGTTTTGGAGGGTATTTTCTCTGGCGGGATTCGAAGCTTTAGCATTCCGGTTCTTGGCCGCTCTTAAGGAAAACTCTCCCGGGGAGGACTTCCAGAATGAGAGAATGGAGATGATCTTGCAGATCTGCCGCTCTTTTGACAACACCGGGAGTAGAGACTGCGATCAATTTTTAAATTATTACAAGAACTATTCCCTACCCCTGTCTGAAGATCCTTCCTCTGTCCAAGTCAGGACGGTGCACAGCGCCAAGGGCCTTGAGTTTGACGTGGTCTTGGTGACCGAGCTTGCGGGTTCCAGGAACACGGCGATGAATCAACTCCGAGAGCTTCCCGTGGCCTATAAATCTTCTTCCAGAGACTGGAAGCTTTTTTTTCTTCCCAGAAGAGAGGTGGCCGAAAAAGTACCCCGCTTGTCTTGCTTGTACAAGGAGCTGCTGGCCGAAGAAGAGCTGGAGAAACTTTCCTTGCTTTACGTGGCCATGACGAGAGCAAGGCAGGGATTATACCTTTTGGGAGAAGTTCGCGAAAAAAAGTCCAAGCCCTCCACGCAAAAAAAATTGGTTTATTGGCAGGACTTGCTCTTCGAGGTCCTGGGGAGGGGGGAGGATACTTCCCGGTGGTTTTTCCCCGACTTTCCTTTATTGACCGTTTTTGAGACGGGAAAGAGAAGGTGGACTCCACGGCCAAGGAACGAACTGTTTAGGCGGGAAAAGTACAAAGCGATGGAAAGCCAAGATCTTCTTTTTCCCCCTAGAGCCCTCTCCCGGACTTCTTTTGTTTCTCCTTCATCGGTTGGAGTCCAAGCAGCCGAACTAGACCTTTTTTCCAGGGTAAAAGAAAAGGGGTTAGACTACGGTCTTCTCGTTCATAAGATCTTGGCTCAAGTCGAACGGTTTTCCGAAGCTATAAAAGAAAAGTTGGAAAAGAGGGCCTTGGAGTACGCAAAGGGAGATGAAGAAAAAAACCCCTTCAAAGAGGTCTTGGAATGTTTGCAGTCTGCGGCAATCAAGCCCATATTCTCTCCGGAGGAAGGGACAAAGGTCTGGATCGAACGCAGTTTTTGTGTCGAGTTAGACGGCCGGTGGTTGCGGGGAACTTTCGACAGGGTTCACATCAAGGAGGATCCAACCGGGGAGCTGATGTGTACCCTTTATGATTTCAAAACCGATTTTGTGACCGAGGATAGGAAAGAAGAACTCGCTCAAAAATACCGTTTGCAGCTTGAGTATTATCAAAAAGCCCTTTGCCGACTTCTCGGTATCCCCGCTTGGAGGGTAAAAGTTTTTATTGTCTCCTTGTCTCTAAAAGAGCTAATAGCCCTCTAA
- the atpE gene encoding ATP synthase F0 subunit C produces the protein MTNIGLFSTLVTAMAVLAIGLGVVGPGLGMGIAIAKALEAIARQPELEKSITRWLLIGLAMIESLAIYVLVVVLIVLFRSPMLEYLTK, from the coding sequence ATGACAAATATCGGTTTGTTTTCAACCTTGGTTACGGCCATGGCCGTGTTAGCGATCGGATTGGGGGTAGTGGGGCCGGGTTTAGGGATGGGTATAGCTATTGCCAAGGCCTTGGAAGCTATAGCTAGGCAGCCGGAGTTGGAGAAATCGATAACGCGCTGGCTTCTGATAGGCCTGGCGATGATCGAATCGCTGGCCATCTATGTTCTCGTTGTTGTTTTGATCGTTCTTTTCCGCAGTCCCATGCTCGAGTATTTGACCAAGTAA
- a CDS encoding F0F1 ATP synthase subunit epsilon — MTPFEMHLIDSREQLSLSDVTLFHGRDRSGQFGIMARHEPFMTSLLLGLCWFYVLNDPDPHYLALSGGMLYFKKNVLWIVTPHFFVDKDIKKISVNLEQELKKEEEERKEMKERAKNLEKEMLKRMWEIQKEAPK; from the coding sequence ATGACTCCCTTTGAAATGCATTTGATCGATTCCAGGGAACAGTTAAGCTTAAGCGACGTGACCCTCTTTCACGGAAGAGACCGCAGTGGGCAATTTGGGATCATGGCCAGGCATGAGCCTTTCATGACCTCTCTGCTTCTAGGCCTCTGCTGGTTTTATGTCTTGAACGATCCCGATCCTCATTACTTGGCCCTATCTGGAGGTATGCTCTACTTTAAGAAAAACGTCTTGTGGATCGTAACCCCCCATTTTTTCGTCGACAAGGATATCAAGAAGATATCTGTTAATCTTGAACAGGAGCTGAAAAAAGAAGAAGAGGAGAGAAAAGAGATGAAAGAGAGGGCAAAAAACCTTGAAAAGGAAATGCTAAAAAGAATGTGGGAAATTCAAAAGGAAGCCCCCAAGTAA